In a genomic window of Quercus lobata isolate SW786 chromosome 4, ValleyOak3.0 Primary Assembly, whole genome shotgun sequence:
- the LOC115985216 gene encoding pentatricopeptide repeat-containing protein At1g12775, mitochondrial-like, giving the protein MENKGYQPNAITCGTIINSMCKNGQTGVAIKLLKKLEKGNSELNVVLYSMVINSLCKDRLVTEDLNLLSEMMSKGIQPNIVTYNSLVQGLCNFGRWREATTLLNEMGQRKVMPNVRTFSILVDTLCKEGMLTEAKEVFDVMIQRGIDPNIVTYNSFIDGYCLQNKLDEAVKTFNMMVEKGCSPNVVSYNILINGYCKSKKIDEAKRLFHEMSNKGMIPNVVTYNTLIGGLCRVERVQTTLELFNTM; this is encoded by the exons ATGGAGAACAAAGGGTACCAACCTAATGCAATTACTTGTGGGACGATAATAAACAGTATGTGTAAGAATGGCCAAACTGGTGTGGCTATTAAGTTGCTCAAGAAGCTTGAAAAAGGGAATTCTGAACTAAATGTGGTGCTCTATAGCATGGTCATTAACAGTTTATGTAAGGACAGATTGGTAACTGAGGATTTGAACCTTTTATCTGAAATGATGAGTAAAGGCATTCAACCAAACATTGTCACTTACAATTCCTTAGTTCAAGGCCTATGCAATTTTGGCCGGTGGAGGGAG GCGACTACTTTGTTGAATGAGATGGGGCAAAGGAAGGTCATGCCAAATGTACGAACATTTAGCATATTGGTGGACACACTTTGCAAGGAAGGGATGTTGACTGAGGCAAAAGAAGTTTTTGATGTGATGATTCAAAGAGGCATTGATCCTAAC ATAGTCACTTACAATTCTTTTATTGATGGTTATTGTTTGCAAAACAAACTGGATGAGGCAGTTAAGACGTTTAATATGATGGTTGAGAAGGGTTGTTCACCCAATGTGGTTAGCTATAACATATTGATCAATGGATAttgcaaaagtaaaaaaattgatgaggCAAAGCGTCTGTTTCATGAAATGTCCAACAAGGGAATGATTCCTAATGTAGTGACTTACAACACTCTTATAGGTGGGTTATGTCGAGTGGAGAGAGTCCAGACTACACTAGAGCTATTCAATACAATGTGA